A portion of the Granulosicoccus antarcticus IMCC3135 genome contains these proteins:
- a CDS encoding c-type cytochrome, translating to MKSSKLSSMVVHSLLAATLCTIGNVSIADTQQVASVSPEEMTKLVASCSACHGADGISPSAEWPNLAGQKAGYMATQIKAVRDGSREVPTMSVFVQDLDDAQIEALSEHYASLPAAGGPTMASASLPGANIRGKCISCHGVEGKTVNQEWPNLAGQKKEYLEAQLLAFRSGSRVGPPMNNIARMFDEQEIKDVAEYYSQTGK from the coding sequence ATGAAATCTTCAAAGTTGTCCTCGATGGTAGTGCATTCCTTGCTCGCTGCCACACTGTGCACGATTGGCAATGTCAGTATTGCTGATACGCAGCAGGTCGCGTCAGTCTCGCCTGAAGAGATGACGAAACTGGTAGCAAGCTGTAGCGCCTGTCACGGTGCCGACGGCATCTCGCCCAGTGCCGAGTGGCCCAATCTGGCTGGCCAGAAAGCCGGATATATGGCCACTCAGATCAAGGCTGTTCGTGATGGCAGCAGAGAGGTGCCAACGATGAGCGTGTTTGTCCAGGATCTTGACGATGCGCAAATTGAAGCCTTGAGCGAACATTACGCCAGCTTGCCAGCGGCGGGTGGACCCACAATGGCAAGCGCGAGTCTGCCCGGTGCGAATATTCGGGGTAAATGTATTTCATGCCACGGCGTGGAAGGCAAGACCGTCAACCAGGAATGGCCTAACCTGGCAGGGCAAAAAAAGGAATATCTGGAAGCTCAATTGCTGGCCTTTCGCTCAGGTAGTCGAGTGGGGCCACCGATGAACAACATAGCCAGAATGTTCGATGAGCAAGAGATAAAGGACGTTGCCGAGTACTACAGCCAGACAGGTAAGTAG
- a CDS encoding cytochrome c3 family protein, which translates to MKPVLQLVLLLALLIFGWLMLASTQFYQSLNQQVRYQPNLPMTFAHTDHAKQQCLQCHHNFGDNTGSGLCLDCHVREMQTSLKLEEQFHGLCRGCHEEKLLAGEAHGPVRACADCHIADIER; encoded by the coding sequence ATGAAACCGGTTCTGCAGCTTGTACTGCTGCTTGCATTGCTGATATTCGGCTGGTTAATGCTTGCCTCGACTCAGTTTTATCAGTCATTGAATCAGCAGGTTCGCTATCAGCCGAACTTGCCCATGACCTTTGCGCACACTGACCATGCCAAGCAGCAATGTCTGCAATGCCATCATAATTTTGGTGACAATACGGGCTCTGGATTATGCCTGGACTGCCATGTGAGAGAAATGCAGACTAGCCTGAAACTGGAGGAGCAGTTTCATGGTCTCTGTCGTGGCTGCCACGAGGAGAAGCTGCTGGCTGGTGAGGCTCATGGACCGGTTCGTGCCTGCGCTGATTGTCATATTGCGGATATAGAGCGATAG
- a CDS encoding efflux RND transporter periplasmic adaptor subunit, with protein MPLMMRNNLTHSQPQDCLRSCAVPLQATRLIRIITLSLSAFVASSLMQVAYSAEPADKVSAQPSIKPVKIMTLASQDMNLERTFFGRVSAKQSVDLAFQVGGQLFDFPAIEGAPVAKGSLVAKLDQEPFTLALDRAKASKAQADRTLRRLRQLQGNGATRASIDDAQTASTISAVAVRDAEYALEHATLSAPFDGVVAMRKVANYATIAAGIPVVRLHDLSELRIEIDVPEILFQRVGNDPNLEFVARFPASEELFPVEYREVDAEASEVGQTFRVSLGLTPPAGLLLFPGSSVTVIGRVLNVPGGITVPATAIYKETDGSTAVMRIEGDDEQDLRVVKTPVKIGVSARGEIQIMSGIESGTEIVSTGVSALSDGLRVRRFVSF; from the coding sequence ATGCCCCTTATGATGCGCAACAACCTGACCCACTCCCAACCTCAAGACTGCTTGCGCTCTTGTGCGGTGCCGCTTCAAGCCACTCGCCTCATACGAATCATCACCTTGTCCCTCAGTGCATTCGTCGCAAGCTCATTGATGCAGGTGGCCTATAGTGCCGAGCCTGCCGACAAGGTGTCCGCCCAGCCGTCCATCAAACCCGTCAAGATCATGACCCTGGCCAGCCAGGACATGAATCTGGAGCGCACCTTTTTCGGACGAGTATCAGCCAAACAATCCGTCGACCTGGCGTTTCAGGTGGGTGGCCAGCTGTTTGATTTTCCGGCCATTGAAGGCGCCCCTGTAGCCAAAGGCTCGCTGGTTGCCAAACTGGATCAGGAACCCTTCACACTGGCACTGGATCGCGCCAAAGCATCCAAGGCCCAGGCTGATCGCACACTGAGGCGACTACGTCAATTACAAGGCAATGGCGCGACCCGCGCCTCTATCGATGATGCACAAACGGCATCAACTATCTCGGCGGTCGCCGTCAGGGATGCCGAATACGCGCTGGAGCACGCCACCCTGAGCGCCCCCTTCGATGGTGTAGTGGCTATGCGCAAGGTGGCAAACTACGCCACCATCGCCGCCGGCATACCGGTCGTTCGACTGCACGACTTGTCAGAGCTGCGCATCGAAATCGATGTACCCGAGATTCTTTTCCAGCGTGTCGGCAATGACCCCAATCTGGAATTTGTCGCCCGCTTTCCTGCCAGCGAGGAGCTATTCCCCGTCGAGTACCGGGAAGTGGATGCCGAGGCATCCGAGGTCGGCCAGACCTTTCGTGTCTCGCTGGGGCTAACGCCACCGGCAGGCCTGCTGTTGTTTCCAGGCTCCTCTGTCACCGTGATCGGCAGAGTGCTCAATGTCCCCGGCGGCATTACCGTACCTGCCACAGCCATCTACAAGGAGACTGATGGCAGTACCGCAGTGATGCGTATCGAAGGCGACGACGAGCAGGACCTGCGGGTCGTCAAGACTCCTGTAAAAATCGGTGTCAGTGCGCGCGGTGAAATCCAGATCATGAGCGGCATTGAGAGCGGCACCGAGATAGTGTCAACCGGTGTCAGCGCTCTGAGCGATGGCTTGCGCGTTCGCCGCTTTGTCTCGTTCTGA
- a CDS encoding methylamine dehydrogenase light chain, with the protein MKMLDYFFEKSARGVAQRSSRRGMLKGVGTALVGVAGIPLLPVARAAETPQKPPETGDPTSCDYWRYCAIDGFLCECCGGTYNSCPAGTEMSTITWIGTCRNPEDGRNYVISYNDCCGVTQCATCLCQRDERDRPLYRSDKSNDINWCLGSSSTIYHCSTAVLVGLAFEE; encoded by the coding sequence ATGAAAATGCTTGATTATTTCTTCGAAAAATCTGCACGTGGCGTTGCACAAAGAAGCTCGCGACGAGGCATGCTGAAAGGTGTGGGTACCGCATTGGTCGGTGTCGCCGGCATCCCCTTGTTGCCCGTGGCACGAGCGGCAGAGACACCGCAGAAGCCGCCTGAAACCGGTGATCCGACCAGTTGTGATTACTGGCGCTATTGTGCGATCGATGGATTTCTGTGTGAATGCTGTGGTGGTACCTATAACAGCTGCCCAGCGGGTACCGAGATGTCGACGATCACCTGGATTGGTACCTGCCGCAATCCTGAGGACGGACGTAATTACGTCATATCCTATAACGATTGTTGTGGCGTAACGCAGTGCGCGACTTGCCTCTGTCAACGCGACGAAAGGGACAGACCGCTGTATCGCTCCGACAAATCCAATGACATCAATTGGTGCCTGGGTTCGTCCAGCACAATCTACCATTGCTCAACGGCGGTGCTGGTGGGTCTGGCTTTCGAGGAATGA
- a CDS encoding redoxin family protein produces the protein MSLLLISNLFLWIVVLVMAFVIYALTRQIGVLYERVAPAGALAVNQNIEVGQIAPAMSLQTLTSQMVQIGDSKKSGKSQLIFWLSPDCPICKTLVPALKTAAKAESDWVDLVLASDGMELDHKSYVNRFGLERFPYVISELLGKRYGVAKLPYAVLIDEQGKVASMGIINSREHLDSLFEAKERKVGSIQDYLSKKNAEPKMTDLAEVE, from the coding sequence ATGAGTCTGTTATTGATATCGAACCTTTTTTTGTGGATTGTCGTGTTAGTCATGGCCTTTGTCATCTATGCACTGACTCGCCAGATTGGCGTGCTCTACGAAAGAGTGGCCCCTGCAGGAGCCCTGGCCGTCAATCAGAATATCGAAGTGGGTCAGATTGCACCCGCCATGTCATTGCAAACGCTGACCTCGCAGATGGTGCAGATTGGTGACTCCAAAAAGTCGGGTAAATCCCAATTGATATTCTGGTTGTCACCAGACTGCCCCATCTGCAAGACCCTGGTTCCTGCTCTGAAGACGGCGGCCAAGGCCGAGTCCGATTGGGTTGATCTGGTTCTTGCCTCTGATGGCATGGAGCTGGATCATAAGTCGTATGTCAACCGTTTCGGCCTGGAGCGTTTCCCTTACGTGATATCCGAATTGCTGGGCAAGCGTTATGGGGTTGCCAAACTACCCTATGCGGTACTGATCGACGAGCAAGGCAAGGTGGCCTCCATGGGCATCATCAATTCGCGTGAGCACCTTGACAGTCTGTTTGAAGCCAAGGAGCGCAAGGTAGGTTCAATACAGGACTACCTGTCAAAGAAAAATGCGGAACCCAAAATGACTGATCTGGCGGAGGTTGAATAA
- a CDS encoding c-type cytochrome — translation MKPVGLVALLVSSLLPTALCADFNAMRAKSNYQILCQGCHTPDGSGGRGVPRLTDSIGRFLSSQEGREYIIRVPGSANSPLDSDQLAELINWSIEQFAGESLPASWQHYSADEVAEYRKKPLFEVFDYRAKLLDEPLAKDE, via the coding sequence GTGAAGCCCGTTGGCCTTGTTGCACTGCTGGTCAGCAGTCTTTTGCCAACTGCCCTTTGTGCAGATTTCAACGCGATGCGGGCCAAGTCGAATTATCAGATCTTGTGTCAGGGTTGTCATACCCCCGATGGTAGTGGTGGTCGTGGTGTTCCCAGACTGACAGACTCGATAGGTCGTTTTCTGAGCTCACAGGAAGGGCGTGAATATATCATCCGGGTTCCTGGCTCTGCCAACTCACCGTTGGATAGTGATCAATTGGCCGAATTGATCAATTGGAGTATCGAGCAGTTTGCCGGGGAAAGCCTGCCTGCCAGTTGGCAACACTACAGTGCAGACGAAGTGGCTGAATATCGGAAAAAGCCCTTGTTTGAAGTGTTCGACTATCGGGCCAAACTTTTAGATGAACCTCTAGCGAAAGACGAGTGA
- a CDS encoding LysR family transcriptional regulator: MSMRQRRFLPSLSQLLAFEAVMQHHSVTAAAEELYLTQSTVSRLVQSLEAQLGITLFLRHRKKLVPTDAAIAYQVDISRAIDIIHGASIRAVANPEGGTLSLAVLPTFATRWLGPRLGRFLDEHPGISMNLSTRLERFNFETEPFDAAICFGDNDWPGTHGMKLFDERLTACVSTDFLSRNPISTPADMAGLPRLQLESRKTGWEDWFAGQNATVRGTSGMVMDQFSMMIQAAISGLGIALLPDYLAQNEIREGRLQPVLKQNIPGQGAYWLVWPHSRDTYAPLSTFRAWFALQTSEPLTD, from the coding sequence ATGTCAATGCGACAACGCCGTTTCCTGCCCTCCCTCTCCCAGTTACTCGCCTTCGAAGCTGTGATGCAACATCACTCGGTGACGGCCGCCGCCGAAGAGCTCTACCTGACACAGAGCACCGTCAGCCGGCTGGTGCAGTCACTGGAAGCTCAGCTGGGAATCACGCTGTTCTTGCGACATCGAAAAAAACTGGTTCCCACCGATGCGGCCATTGCCTATCAAGTCGACATCTCGCGCGCCATTGACATCATTCACGGCGCCAGTATCCGTGCCGTCGCCAATCCAGAAGGCGGCACCCTGTCGCTGGCCGTTCTTCCCACTTTCGCCACACGCTGGCTGGGACCTCGTTTGGGGCGATTTCTCGATGAGCATCCGGGCATCTCCATGAATCTGTCCACTCGACTGGAGCGTTTCAACTTTGAAACCGAGCCCTTTGATGCCGCAATCTGTTTTGGTGATAACGACTGGCCCGGCACCCATGGCATGAAACTGTTCGATGAACGCCTGACCGCCTGCGTCTCGACCGATTTTCTGTCACGCAATCCCATTAGCACCCCCGCCGACATGGCCGGACTGCCACGACTGCAACTGGAGAGCCGCAAAACCGGCTGGGAAGACTGGTTTGCCGGACAGAACGCAACGGTGCGCGGTACCAGCGGCATGGTCATGGATCAGTTCTCAATGATGATACAGGCCGCCATCTCAGGTCTGGGCATCGCGCTTCTACCCGATTATCTGGCCCAGAACGAGATAAGAGAAGGTCGATTGCAACCAGTCCTGAAACAGAATATACCCGGCCAGGGCGCCTACTGGCTGGTTTGGCCCCACTCGCGCGACACCTACGCCCCGCTGAGTACCTTCCGTGCCTGGTTCGCATTGCAGACCAGCGAACCGCTGACAGATTGA
- a CDS encoding efflux RND transporter permease subunit yields the protein MNIARTSISKPIFTWLFILICLIGGIWSFFSLGRLEDPAFTIKTAAIVTQYPGASAEQVAREVSEPLESAIQKMAEVDEIISVNTPGQSLIEVEMKPEIKGDELKAIWTRLRAQISDATRGLPDGVSTPFVNDSFGDVFGMYFAVMGQGFDDRELHELATFLRRELLAVPGVADVTLAGLPEEAIYIEPNLALSANQNIPPQSIISAISQANSVVAAGEISDVLIQAPEGSDSVGDIASLSIGVSGRVIALTDVATVTRMRVDKPSSMIRFNGREAFTIGVAGLQSQNIVEVGKRVDQRLSELWADLPYGVEIESIYRQHSVVEDASNAFLVNLAMSVAIVVIVLALFMGWRAAVVVGSTLLLTVLGTLLVMKFFSIEMERISLGALIIAMGMLVDNAIVVAEGMQSAMRRGRNSLDAADEAASKTQIPLLGATVIGIMSFAAIGLSANATGEFLFSLFAVIGTSLLLSWVLAVTVTPLFGHYFFKQQEAGADDAYSGAVFRAYASVLRASLAGRWIVVPVLVLITVVSFAGFKQVKQQFFPDSNTPLFFVHYKLPQGADIKRTSADLQQVEAWLMERDDVVSVTAFAGDGASRFMLTYPIQRPNPSYGHLIVRTQSIDDIPELQLALEEFGTSHLIDGEFRTKRLVFGPGGGDPIQLRLSGPDPKVLRELGEDAARIMQANTDDFTGMRTNWHEQELVIKPDYATERAQTAGVTREEIAWTLRFATDGVPAGIYRDDERLIPIIVRAPKDTEYGLIDHMTGSQSNNAMMPLGQVINGFDYEIQDTLYHRRSRVPTLTVSADISLDKTPAAVHGDIQQAVEAMVLPTGYRMEWGGEYEDSGKAQRSLAQQLPVALLIMILISILLFNALRQPLIIWLLVPMAVTGVVIGLLSTGLPFSFTALLGLLSLSGMLIKNGIVLVEEIDIVRREGMALKEAIITASTSRFRPVVLAAATTILGMIPLLGDAFFVSMAVTIMAGLAFGSILTLIAAPVLYYLFFKRDEKHAPASGVAALNG from the coding sequence ATGAATATCGCAAGAACCAGTATCAGCAAGCCGATCTTTACCTGGCTTTTCATCCTGATCTGCCTGATAGGTGGCATCTGGAGTTTCTTCTCACTGGGACGACTGGAAGATCCTGCTTTCACTATCAAGACGGCAGCCATCGTCACGCAATACCCGGGAGCCTCAGCCGAACAGGTTGCCCGTGAGGTCTCCGAGCCACTGGAGAGTGCCATTCAGAAAATGGCAGAGGTGGATGAAATCATCTCGGTCAACACACCCGGTCAGTCGCTGATCGAAGTCGAGATGAAGCCCGAGATCAAGGGCGACGAACTCAAAGCTATCTGGACCCGCCTGCGAGCACAGATCTCGGATGCCACACGCGGCTTGCCCGACGGGGTCTCCACCCCCTTTGTCAATGACAGCTTCGGCGATGTCTTCGGCATGTACTTTGCCGTCATGGGCCAGGGCTTTGATGATCGCGAACTGCATGAACTGGCAACCTTTCTACGCCGTGAACTGCTGGCCGTACCAGGCGTTGCCGATGTCACCCTGGCAGGCCTACCTGAAGAAGCCATCTATATCGAACCCAATCTGGCTTTGTCAGCTAATCAGAACATTCCACCACAATCCATCATCAGCGCCATTTCCCAGGCCAATTCGGTGGTGGCTGCCGGGGAAATCAGTGATGTTCTGATACAGGCACCCGAAGGCTCGGACAGTGTGGGTGATATAGCCAGCCTGTCGATCGGTGTCAGTGGCCGGGTCATCGCTCTGACCGATGTGGCCACCGTTACGCGTATGCGGGTGGACAAACCCTCCAGCATGATCCGCTTCAATGGCCGCGAAGCCTTCACCATCGGCGTGGCAGGCTTGCAATCACAGAACATTGTCGAGGTGGGCAAACGGGTTGATCAACGCCTGAGTGAATTATGGGCAGATCTGCCCTATGGCGTGGAGATCGAATCGATCTATCGGCAACACTCGGTGGTTGAGGATGCCTCGAATGCATTTCTGGTGAATCTGGCCATGTCGGTGGCTATTGTGGTTATCGTCCTGGCCCTGTTCATGGGCTGGCGCGCCGCGGTCGTTGTCGGTTCTACTCTGCTACTCACGGTACTGGGCACGCTGCTGGTCATGAAGTTCTTCTCGATCGAGATGGAACGCATATCACTGGGCGCCCTGATCATCGCCATGGGCATGCTGGTGGATAACGCGATCGTGGTGGCAGAAGGCATGCAGAGCGCCATGCGTCGTGGCCGCAATTCGCTGGATGCCGCCGATGAGGCTGCCTCCAAGACACAGATTCCACTGCTAGGTGCGACCGTCATTGGCATCATGTCATTTGCCGCTATCGGGCTGAGTGCCAATGCGACCGGAGAGTTCCTGTTTTCCCTGTTCGCCGTCATCGGCACCTCCCTGCTGTTGTCCTGGGTGCTGGCCGTCACGGTCACCCCCTTGTTCGGGCACTACTTCTTCAAGCAACAAGAGGCGGGTGCAGACGATGCCTACAGTGGCGCGGTGTTTCGTGCCTATGCATCGGTACTACGCGCATCTCTGGCGGGACGCTGGATTGTAGTGCCAGTACTGGTGCTGATAACCGTAGTCTCGTTTGCAGGCTTCAAGCAGGTCAAGCAACAGTTCTTCCCTGATTCAAATACGCCACTGTTCTTTGTTCACTACAAGCTGCCACAAGGGGCTGACATCAAGAGAACCTCGGCAGATCTGCAACAGGTGGAAGCCTGGCTGATGGAGCGCGACGATGTGGTGTCGGTCACCGCTTTTGCCGGTGACGGTGCATCGCGTTTCATGCTTACCTACCCCATCCAGCGCCCCAACCCCAGCTATGGGCATCTGATCGTGCGTACACAGAGCATCGATGATATTCCGGAGTTGCAGCTGGCACTTGAAGAATTTGGCACGAGCCACCTGATCGATGGCGAGTTCAGGACCAAGCGTCTGGTTTTCGGCCCGGGTGGTGGTGATCCCATACAGCTGCGATTGTCTGGACCGGACCCCAAGGTACTGCGTGAACTGGGTGAGGATGCTGCACGCATCATGCAGGCAAATACCGATGACTTCACCGGCATGCGTACCAACTGGCACGAGCAGGAACTGGTCATCAAACCTGACTACGCCACTGAGCGTGCTCAGACTGCGGGTGTCACCCGTGAGGAGATTGCCTGGACCTTGCGTTTTGCCACAGATGGAGTTCCGGCGGGTATCTATCGTGATGACGAGCGCCTGATCCCCATTATCGTACGTGCGCCAAAAGATACCGAGTACGGGCTGATTGATCACATGACAGGCTCTCAATCGAACAATGCCATGATGCCTCTGGGCCAAGTCATCAACGGCTTTGACTATGAAATTCAGGATACGCTGTATCACCGCCGTAGCCGCGTACCGACACTGACCGTGTCGGCCGACATCTCATTGGACAAGACCCCTGCTGCCGTGCATGGCGACATTCAGCAAGCGGTTGAGGCCATGGTGCTGCCCACCGGCTATCGCATGGAATGGGGCGGCGAATATGAAGACTCTGGCAAGGCACAACGTTCACTGGCTCAGCAATTGCCGGTGGCGCTACTTATCATGATCCTTATCTCGATACTGCTTTTCAATGCTCTGCGTCAGCCACTCATCATCTGGTTGCTGGTGCCCATGGCGGTCACCGGGGTGGTTATCGGGCTGCTCAGCACCGGCCTGCCTTTCAGCTTCACCGCTTTGCTGGGACTGCTGAGCCTGTCGGGCATGTTGATCAAGAACGGCATAGTGCTCGTGGAAGAGATCGATATTGTCAGGCGCGAGGGCATGGCGCTCAAGGAGGCTATCATCACCGCCTCCACTTCCCGTTTCAGACCCGTGGTACTGGCCGCTGCGACCACCATTCTGGGCATGATTCCACTGCTGGGCGATGCCTTCTTCGTCTCGATGGCAGTCACCATCATGGCAGGCCTGGCATTCGGCTCGATACTGACGCTTATTGCCGCCCCAGTGCTGTACTACCTGTTCTTCAAACGCGATGAAAAACATGCACCAGCGTCGGGCGTCGCGGCATTGAATGGATGA
- a CDS encoding GcvT family protein, translated as MARFPSSAKVVIIGQGGIVGASVVHHLIERGWTDIVGIDKSAIPTDIGSTAHASDFCYTTALDHMTCFTTNYSIDFYEKMGRYARVGGLEVARVGDDERMGELKRRVSAGKAFGNRVHMVTAAEAKEKFPLLEESVIQGALWDPDAGLVVPRSQVVAGELVEQAEKTGNLQTFANTSATGLDIKEGRIVGVETTRGYIAADYVVVCAGLWGRLIAEMAGEDLPVMPVDHPLLWFGPYLEFEGTGKHIGWPLLRDQGNSAYLRDTGDSTSSDGGMIEWGYYEEGEPRMCHPRDLQEKEEARLSPSQRDLEIEQVMEPLERAIELTPILGELGYDEKASFNGLLQVTSDGGPSIGESAKVRGLWYAVSVWVKDGPGTGKIIADWMTDGRTELDNFGIDVTRYYPFQQEEQYIHDRCYETAFKIYNPAVHNREPYTKGRGHRKSPFYEREQALGGYFMEAAGWERAHGYAANEHLLEKFADQVPVREAEWDNRHFWRVSNAEHLQITEDVGMVNLSHFAIYDAKGPDAEALMEYLSVAKVGADTPVGKGVYTHFLDHTGGVRADLTILRMAEDHFRVIDGGDSGNRDFIWMKRMSQDQGLNDVLIEDLTTDFACLGVWGPNARTTLQKVVDDPEVLTNENFPFAAIRSFQLNGVTVSAFRISYVGEQGWELHFAYEDGLKVWDALAAEGVTPIGVETYANSRRLEKSLRLQNADLLTEYNLYEAGLSRPVVKAANFHGKEAYLEQRELERQSAYLCTMTMNDNLDANGVARYPLGNCPIIDPDTGKVLVDSRGRRSYTTSIAFGPTIGKNIALGYLPEDFAQEGRELIIEYFDEQYRVTVEGVGYKPLYDPQNLKPKS; from the coding sequence ATGGCACGTTTTCCCTCAAGTGCAAAAGTAGTCATCATCGGTCAGGGAGGCATTGTGGGCGCCTCCGTGGTACATCATCTGATCGAGCGTGGCTGGACCGATATTGTCGGCATCGACAAATCTGCCATACCGACCGATATCGGCTCTACGGCACATGCATCAGATTTTTGCTACACCACGGCACTGGATCACATGACGTGCTTCACCACCAATTACAGTATCGACTTCTACGAAAAGATGGGTCGCTATGCCAGAGTCGGTGGCTTGGAAGTGGCACGAGTCGGTGACGATGAACGTATGGGTGAGCTCAAGCGTCGCGTCTCTGCCGGCAAGGCCTTCGGCAACCGTGTTCACATGGTTACCGCCGCCGAAGCGAAAGAGAAATTCCCCCTGCTCGAAGAGAGCGTTATTCAGGGTGCTCTCTGGGATCCGGACGCAGGCCTGGTGGTGCCTCGTTCACAGGTCGTCGCAGGCGAACTGGTGGAGCAGGCAGAAAAAACCGGCAATCTACAGACTTTTGCCAACACCTCAGCCACCGGCCTTGATATCAAGGAAGGCAGGATCGTGGGTGTCGAGACAACGCGTGGCTATATCGCTGCAGACTACGTGGTTGTTTGCGCCGGCTTGTGGGGACGTCTGATTGCAGAGATGGCTGGCGAAGATCTTCCCGTCATGCCGGTTGATCACCCTTTGCTGTGGTTCGGCCCGTATCTGGAATTTGAAGGCACTGGCAAGCACATTGGCTGGCCACTGCTGCGCGATCAGGGCAACTCGGCCTACCTGCGCGATACCGGCGACTCCACCTCCTCCGATGGCGGCATGATCGAATGGGGCTATTACGAAGAAGGTGAGCCGCGTATGTGCCACCCTCGAGACTTGCAGGAAAAGGAAGAAGCTCGACTCTCTCCCTCGCAGCGAGACCTTGAGATCGAACAGGTCATGGAGCCATTGGAACGAGCCATCGAGCTGACGCCCATTCTGGGCGAGCTTGGCTATGATGAAAAAGCGTCATTCAACGGTCTGCTGCAAGTCACCTCAGACGGCGGTCCTTCCATTGGCGAATCCGCCAAGGTACGCGGCCTCTGGTATGCCGTCTCGGTCTGGGTCAAAGATGGCCCCGGCACCGGCAAGATCATTGCCGACTGGATGACTGATGGACGCACCGAGCTGGACAACTTCGGCATCGACGTCACTCGCTACTATCCGTTCCAGCAAGAAGAACAGTACATTCACGATCGCTGCTACGAAACCGCTTTCAAGATCTACAACCCGGCCGTACACAACCGCGAACCCTATACAAAAGGTCGTGGGCATCGCAAGAGCCCCTTCTATGAGCGAGAGCAGGCTCTGGGCGGCTACTTCATGGAAGCTGCGGGATGGGAACGAGCGCATGGCTATGCAGCCAACGAACACCTGCTGGAAAAATTTGCCGACCAGGTTCCCGTGCGTGAAGCAGAATGGGATAACCGCCATTTCTGGCGTGTTTCCAATGCCGAACATCTGCAAATCACCGAAGATGTCGGCATGGTCAACCTGTCGCATTTTGCCATCTACGATGCCAAAGGCCCTGATGCTGAAGCACTGATGGAATACCTCAGTGTCGCCAAGGTCGGTGCCGACACCCCTGTGGGCAAAGGCGTTTATACCCACTTTCTGGATCACACCGGTGGCGTCCGGGCGGATCTGACGATCCTGCGCATGGCCGAAGATCACTTTCGTGTCATCGATGGTGGAGATTCAGGCAATCGTGATTTCATCTGGATGAAGCGCATGAGCCAGGATCAGGGCTTGAATGATGTGCTGATCGAAGACCTGACCACCGACTTTGCCTGCCTGGGCGTCTGGGGCCCCAATGCCCGTACCACCTTGCAAAAAGTCGTGGATGATCCAGAAGTACTCACCAACGAGAACTTCCCGTTTGCTGCCATACGCTCATTCCAGCTCAATGGCGTAACGGTCTCGGCGTTCCGCATTTCCTATGTCGGCGAGCAAGGCTGGGAGTTGCATTTTGCCTATGAAGATGGCCTGAAAGTCTGGGATGCCCTGGCTGCCGAAGGCGTCACACCCATTGGTGTGGAAACCTACGCCAACAGCCGTCGCCTGGAAAAGAGCCTGCGTCTGCAGAATGCTGACCTGCTGACCGAGTACAACCTGTATGAAGCAGGCTTGTCACGTCCCGTGGTGAAAGCCGCCAATTTTCATGGCAAAGAGGCCTACCTGGAGCAACGTGAGCTGGAACGTCAATCGGCTTATCTATGCACCATGACGATGAACGACAATCTGGATGCGAACGGCGTTGCGCGCTACCCGCTGGGCAATTGCCCAATCATCGACCCGGACACCGGCAAGGTACTGGTCGACAGCCGAGGACGCCGCTCCTATACCACCAGTATTGCTTTCGGACCGACCATCGGCAAGAACATCGCCCTGGGATATCTGCCGGAAGACTTTGCCCAGGAAGGTCGTGAACTGATTATCGAATACTTTGACGAGCAATACAGAGTGACGGTCGAAGGCGTAGGCTACAAGCCTCTATACGATCCTCAGAATCTCAAGCCCAAGTCGTGA
- a CDS encoding MauE/DoxX family redox-associated membrane protein, with protein MSAIAGHAITFFFLWLFASAGIHKVSSANLDYYIKVFASYGMPGKWVNAQVVKCVGSVEIATGVLIVLPATRWMGASLAACLLSAYLLAMARQLWQGQLNMDCGCSGPSGADTSISHHLLIRNVVLVIMALLCLLPLSDAGIYQALPLAALLLVVGLALLMVLLYLSAEQLISSGQKLQRLKRS; from the coding sequence ATGAGCGCAATAGCAGGACACGCCATCACGTTCTTTTTCCTGTGGCTGTTTGCCAGTGCCGGAATCCACAAGGTGAGCTCTGCCAACCTTGACTATTACATCAAGGTCTTTGCCAGCTATGGCATGCCCGGGAAGTGGGTCAATGCTCAGGTGGTCAAATGTGTCGGTTCTGTGGAGATCGCCACCGGGGTTCTGATCGTATTGCCGGCTACACGATGGATGGGTGCATCACTGGCGGCCTGTTTGTTGTCAGCTTATTTACTGGCAATGGCGCGACAGTTGTGGCAGGGACAATTGAATATGGATTGTGGTTGCAGCGGTCCTTCTGGTGCGGATACCAGCATCAGTCATCATTTGCTGATTCGCAATGTTGTTCTCGTGATCATGGCGCTGTTGTGCCTCCTGCCATTGTCCGACGCGGGCATCTATCAAGCATTGCCACTGGCTGCCTTGTTGCTGGTTGTTGGTCTGGCCCTTTTAATGGTTCTGCTCTATCTCAGCGCGGAACAACTGATCAGTAGTGGGCAAAAGCTCCAACGGCTGAAGCGGAGTTAA